One Schistocerca piceifrons isolate TAMUIC-IGC-003096 chromosome 11, iqSchPice1.1, whole genome shotgun sequence genomic window carries:
- the LOC124719632 gene encoding seminal vesicle major clotting proteins-like, protein MQQRKHMLQRQHMLQRQHTLRSLKHTGKAAQTGKAAYTGKEEHSGKAQTLLNLRGQLNLRGQLNLRGQLNLRRQHSLRGQHSLRGQHSLRGQHSLRGQQSLRGQHGLRGQHGLRGQHGLRGQHSLRGQHSLQGQHSLRGQQGLRGQHSLRGQLYLKGQLNLRGQLNLRGQLNFRGQLNLRGQLNLRGQLNLRGQLNLSGQLNLRGQLNLRGQLHLRGQLNLRGQHNLRGQHNL, encoded by the exons ATGCAGCAAAGGAAGCACATgctgcaaaggcagcacatgctgcaaaggcagcacacATTGAGAAGCCTGAAACACACTGGAAAGGCAGCACAAACTGGAAAAGCAGCATATACTGGAAAGGAAGAACACAGTGGAAAGGCGCAGACATTG ctcaacttgagaggacagctcaacttaagagggcagctcaacttgagagggcagctcaacttgagacgacagcacagcttgcgaggacagcacagcttgcgcggacagcacagcttgcgaggacagcacagcttgcgaggacagcaaagcttgcgaggacagcacggcttgcgaggacagcacggcttgcgaggacagcacggcttgcgaggacagcacagcttgcgaggacagcacagcttgcaaggacagcacagcttgcgaggccagcaaggcttgcgaggacagcacagcttacgaggacagctctacttgaaaggacagctcaacttgagaggacagctcaacttgagaggacagctcaactttagaggacagctcaacttgagaggacagctcaacttgagaggacagctcaacttgagaggacagctcaacttgagtggacagctcaacttgagaggacagctcaacttgagaggacagctacacttgagaggacagctcaacttgaggggacagcacaacttgagaggacagcacaacttgtga